A stretch of the Aythya fuligula isolate bAytFul2 chromosome 18, bAytFul2.pri, whole genome shotgun sequence genome encodes the following:
- the ADPRM gene encoding manganese-dependent ADP-ribose/CDP-alcohol diphosphatase: LPAPAAAMEAAPLVSFGVVADIQYADEEDGCDFWGRRRRYYRHSLRLLRAAVEVWAAEQPPLAFVVQLGDCIDGVNARRGAAEGALERVLAALRRLPVPVHHAWGNHELYNFCRDRLASSGLNSRPAPAPAAGPPAGPPGDCHAYHFSPAPRLRFVLLDGYDLSVLGRDPASPSHRESLRRLRERNPNENLNSPAGLKEPQFVEFNGGFSQTQLDWFDEVLKFSDENQEKVVAMGHLPIHPDASDKVCLAWNYEDALSVIHSHQCVVCFLAGHLHDGGYCLDSHGVHHLTLEGIIETPPESNAFGTIYVYDDKMVLKGRGRISDRVMYF; the protein is encoded by the exons CTTCCGGCGCCGGCAGCCGCGATGGAGGCGGCGCCGCTCGTTTCCTTCGGGGTGGTCGCGGACATCCAGTACGCAGACGAGGAGGACGGCTGCGACTTCTGGGGGCGCCGGCGGCGGTACTACCGGCACAGCCTCCGCCTGCTGCGGGCCGCCGTGGAGGTGTGGGCAGCCGAGCAGCCGCCGCTCGCCTTCGTGGTGCAGCTGGGCGACTGCATCGACGGCGTCAACGCGCGACGCGGCGCGGCCGAGGGCGCTCTGGAGCGGGTGCTGGCGGCGCTGCGGAggctgccggtgccggtgcACCACGCCTGGGGCAACCACGAGCTCTACAACTTCTGCCGGGACCGCCTGGCGAGCAGCGGCCTCAACAgccgccccgcccccgcccccgccgccgggccGCCCGCCGGGCCTCCCGGGGACTGCCATGCCTACCACTTCAGCCCGGCGCCGCGCCTCCGCTTCGTCCTGCTCGACGGCTACGACCTGAGCGTGCTGGGCAGGGACCcggccagccccagccaccgGGAGTCCTTGCGGCGGCTGAGGGAGAGGAACCCCAACGAGAACCTCAACAGCCCGGCAG GGCTCAAAGAACCTCAGTTTGTAGAGTTTAATGGAGGATTTAGCCAAACCCAGCTGGACTGGTTCGATGAAGTTCTCAAGTTCTCTGatgaaaaccaagaaaaagTTGTAGCTATGG GTCATCTGCCCATTCATCCAGATGCTTCAGACAAAGTTTGCTTAGCCTGGAATTACGAAGATGCGCTTTCTGTCATACACTCTCATCAGTGCGTCGTCTGCTTTCTTGCAGGACACCTGCATGATGGTGGCTATTGTTTAGACTCACATGGTGTTCATCATCTGACTTTGGAGGGGATTATTGAAACTCCACCGGAAAGCAATGCCTTTGGAACTATTTATGTCTATGATGATAAAATGGTATTAAAGGGAAGGGGCAGAATTTCAGATAGAGTtatgtatttctaa